In a single window of the Myxococcus stipitatus genome:
- a CDS encoding peroxiredoxin family protein: MRTWFKHALSISLVAGSAFSATPSPAPLDATLRTSSGDEVRLSRWRGKPIILFYEDKESTTLNAGLKEDLFARGKERDLLDAAWVVAVANLQKFDFFPARRIALSYVRDEEKKVGVPILVDLKGTLGEPPWSLPTKTSNVLLLDANGALVYRHSGRMKPEEQAAFFVALSELVGVDLRTPAAGAPAPREDAR; the protein is encoded by the coding sequence ATGAGGACGTGGTTCAAGCATGCGCTGTCGATATCCCTGGTGGCCGGGAGCGCGTTCAGTGCGACACCCTCGCCGGCGCCCCTGGACGCGACGCTGCGCACGTCCTCGGGGGACGAGGTGCGGTTGTCGCGCTGGCGGGGCAAGCCCATCATCCTCTTCTACGAGGACAAGGAGTCGACGACGCTGAACGCGGGGCTGAAGGAGGACCTGTTCGCCCGGGGCAAGGAGCGCGACCTGCTCGACGCCGCCTGGGTGGTGGCCGTGGCCAACCTCCAGAAGTTCGACTTCTTCCCCGCGCGGCGGATCGCCCTCTCCTACGTGCGTGACGAGGAGAAGAAGGTGGGGGTGCCCATCCTCGTCGACCTGAAGGGCACCCTGGGCGAGCCTCCCTGGTCGCTGCCCACCAAGACGTCGAACGTGCTGCTGCTCGACGCGAACGGCGCGCTCGTCTACCGGCACTCCGGGAGGATGAAGCCAGAGGAGCAGGCGGCGTTCTTCGTCGCGCTCAGCGAGCTGGTGGGCGTGGACCTGCGCACCCCCGCCGCCGGCGCCCCGGCGCCCCGGGAGGACGCGCGATGA